ACGTTGACGCCCGCGATGCCTTCGGGCGGCACGGCGTTGACGTCGGCGGCGATCAGCAGGCGCGGCGCCTGCGCGAGATCGGCGGCGCTCATCACCTGAACGCCGGCCGCCACTGTCGCGAAGACGATATCGGCGTGTGCGAGCGCGGCATGCAGCGTTTGCGACGTACCCGTGCCGACGCCGGACGTCTTGATGCCGAAGCGTTCGTCGACATCGTGGCTCGCGCGCTCGGCGCGCGCCGGGTCGGAATGGCTCGCGATCGTCACATGCGCGCCGAGCGTCGCGGCAATCGCCGCCGTCACGCGTCCCACCGCGCCCGTGCCGCCGAGTATGAGCACATGCTTGTCCTTCAGTTCTTCGCCGTACTGCGCCTTGAGATGATGCTCGACCAGCGCGACGAGCGCCCCAGATGTCGTGTAGGCGCCGCTCGGATCGGCGAATACGGAGACTTCGAACGGCGGCACCATCGCTTCGCGCGCGCGGTCGAGCATGTCGGCGGCGAGCATCACGTCGCGTCCGCCGATGAAAATGCCCGTGCGCGACACGCCTTTCGGGCCGCGCGAAAAAATCGCGTCCTGAGTGAGCTGCACGACGTTGCGCACGTCGACGTCGCAGTAAGGCACGAGAATCTGATAGCCGGCGTCGGCGGCCATGTTGACGTCGAAGGGGCTCATCTGCGGCGTCGGGGTGAACATGTGCAGGATGTAGGGCCTTTCAGTGGTTTGGGACATGGCTCGGCTCTTTCGTAGTCAATATGGGGCGGGCGCGAGGGGCTGGCGCGGGGATGCGGTACGTCGGCGGATAGGCGGGCATCCGGCTCATTGCGCGTCGTGGCCGAAGCGCGGTTGCTGGACGGCGTAATAGCGCGCGCCGCAATTGCGGCCGCGCGTCACGGAACAGACGATGCCGGGGAATGCGCGCGTCGCGGCGCGGGCTGCTGCGAGGGCGTCGTCGGCATGGCGAGAGCTTTGCACGAACGCGAAGCCCGTCGGGCCCCACGAGCTTTGTCCGACGCCTGCCGTCTGGTTCGTCGCGATCGCCTGCATCGCGGCCGCGACGGCGGGGCTCGAATAGACGCCGCCCTGCACGGGCGCGAAGTATTCGCCGATCGACTGCTGGATCGTGCTGACGCCCGCGGCGAACGCGTCGAAGTCGCCTTGCGCCATGCCGGGCAGTACGCGCATCAGCAACTGATGGCAAACGTCGGCGGCGAGCGTTTGGGGAAACGGCGGCAATGCGGCCAGGCCGCGCTTCTCTTCGTCGCCGTGCAGACCTTCGCGCGTGGTGTCGTCGATCAGCACGATGCGCCAGTCGTCGGGAAACGGCTGGCGCGCGAGCATCGGCGGCAGTGTGGCGGTGATTTTCGACGCGGCGCCCCGACCGCCGTCGACGATCAGCCCGCCATGATCGAAACCGAGCACGCCGATACCCGAACGCGCGCCGCGTCCGAGCCGTTGCGCGAGTTCCGCCGTCGTCGCCGCGATGCCGACGAGCCGCGCGTACGCAGTGCCGACCGCGAGCGCGAGTTGCGTGCCCGAACCGATCCCGCAATGCGCGCGCTGCCTGTTCGACTTCGATCGAGACGGGCGGTCCGCCATACGCGTCGTGCAGCAGATCGAGATAACGTTCGATGCGCTCCTGTTGCGCGTCGCTGGTGGCGCCGTCGACCTGCGCGTCGTCGGCGGGGCGCGCGGTGACGCGCGTGCCGCATCCTTCGATGACGATGCCGATACTGCCGAACGCGCGTCCGAGCGATCCGCCGGGATCGAGAAAACCCATGTGCAGCCGGCCGGGCGCTTCGACGGTGATCGCCGAGATGGCAGGCAGTGTCGACGTGCGTTCGGATGACATCGGCATGCGATAGCTTCCTTGTCGAATCGTGTAGGCGTGAGCGCGGCCAGGCGACGTGGCAGGTCAACTGGCGCGGCGGCGTCATTCGACGTCAGGCAAGAGCCGTACCACGCACAGCGCGACGCGGCGCGCGCGGCATCGCGTGTGAGATGCGGCACAGCGCGAGCCGCTGCCGCGACGGGATGTCACTCAGTGGCATCAAGCAGCGGCATCAAGCAGCAGCATCAAGCAGCAGCATGTCGCGAACGCTGAAGTCAGCTTTTCGGCGCGTCGTACTTGATATAGCGGAAGCGCTGATCGTCGGCGGGCGTGCCTTCGAGCGGGCCGCCTTCCTTGCCCGGCTGCCACTGGATCACTTCCTCGATCTTGCGCGCGAGCGCGAAGTCCTTGTCGGTGATGCCCTTCGCCGTATGCGTCTTCAGCTTCACGACGACGAACGCGTACGAGACGGTCAGATCCGGGTGATGCCACGCGGCTTCCGCCAGATGGCCGACGGTGTTCACCACCATCAGCGTGCCTTTCCAGCTTTCCGTGCGGTACTTGCGCCGCAGCCAGCCGTCTTCGAGATACCAGTACTGCAACGGACCTTCGAGTTTCTTCTGGACTTCCTCGTCGGAATACACCTGTTCGCTTTGCGTCATGACGAACCTCCGCTCGTGTCGTTAGAGGGGAATCGCATAGCACGCCGTGCGTCGCTATGCGCCTTGCAAACCGGGCGCTGCCGCGCGCTCCGCTGCGCCTGCCGTGCGCCGTCCTGCGAATTGCGTATCTGACACAGTATGTCCCGCCGCACGTCGCGAAGCGCAACACGTTGACGCCGGAAGGCCGTCTGGCAGCACGCGCACGCGACCGGCATGGAATATGCGATCCGCCGTCATACGCATGGGCCGGACAATGGATCCGGCGCAGCAAAGGCGTTACCTGCATCCAGAGGCGCGGCTGGAGCGACCCGGTAGCGTGTCATCGGTAACTGGACGGTTTCAACCAGTATCACCCATTCTGGAGGAGACATGAACGTACGCACCCTGGTTCTTGGACTGGCGGTGTTGGTTGCGACGGCGCTGAACTCGTTCCTGGCATATGCCGATCCGCAACTGGACTCGCTGATCAAGAACCCATCGAACTGGGCGGCGCAGGCAGGTGACTATGCAAATCACCGGTACAGCCCGCTCAAGCAGGTCAACGAAAGCAATGTCGGCAAATTGCAGGTCGCCTGGACGATGTCGACGGGCGTGCTGCGCGGTCACGAAGGCTCGCCTCTCGTGATCGGCGACACGATGTATATCCACTCGCCGTTCCCCAACAAGGTCATCGCGATCAACCTCAAGGATCAGACCTTCATCTGGCAATACGAGCCGAAGCAGGACGCGTCGGTGATCTCCGTGATGTGCTGCGATACCGTCAACCGCGGTCTCGCGTACGGCGACGGCAAGATCTTCCTGCAGCAGGCCGACACCAAGCTCGTCGCGCTCAACGCGAAGACGGGCGAAGTGGTGTGGACCGCGCAGAACGGCGATCCGAAGGCGGGCGAAACCAACACCAACGCGCCGCACGTATTCGGCGACAAGGTGCTGACGGGTATCTCCGGCGGCGAGTTCGGCGTGCGCGGCCGTCTGATCGCGTACGACATCAAGACGGGCAAGGAAGCATGGAAGGCGTACAGCACCGGGCCCGACAACGAGATGCTGCTCGACCCGCAGCAGACGATGACCTGGGCAGACGGCAAGATGCAGCCCGTCGGCGCGGATTCGTCGATCAAGAGCTGGAAGGGCGATCAGTGGAAGCTCGGCGGCGGCACCACATGGGGCTGGTACGCGTGGGATCCAAAGCTGAATCTCGTCTACTACGGCACGGGCAATCCGGGCACGTGGAATCCGACGCAGCGCCCCGGCGACAACAAGTGGTCGATGTCGATCTTCGCTCGCGACCTGAATACGGGCAAGGC
This Paraburkholderia sabiae DNA region includes the following protein-coding sequences:
- a CDS encoding NAD(P)-dependent methylenetetrahydromethanopterin dehydrogenase — translated: MSQTTERPYILHMFTPTPQMSPFDVNMAADAGYQILVPYCDVDVRNVVQLTQDAIFSRGPKGVSRTGIFIGGRDVMLAADMLDRAREAMVPPFEVSVFADPSGAYTTSGALVALVEHHLKAQYGEELKDKHVLILGGTGAVGRVTAAIAATLGAHVTIASHSDPARAERASHDVDERFGIKTSGVGTGTSQTLHAALAHADIVFATVAAGVQVMSAADLAQAPRLLIAADVNAVPPEGIAGVNVMDDGKPLAGAVRPDATGIGALAIGNVKYQVEHRLFTRMRTAGKPSYLGFTEAFDEARAVVAERS
- a CDS encoding 4a-hydroxytetrahydrobiopterin dehydratase, with protein sequence MTQSEQVYSDEEVQKKLEGPLQYWYLEDGWLRRKYRTESWKGTLMVVNTVGHLAEAAWHHPDLTVSYAFVVVKLKTHTAKGITDKDFALARKIEEVIQWQPGKEGGPLEGTPADDQRFRYIKYDAPKS
- a CDS encoding methanol/ethanol family PQQ-dependent dehydrogenase, with translation MNVRTLVLGLAVLVATALNSFLAYADPQLDSLIKNPSNWAAQAGDYANHRYSPLKQVNESNVGKLQVAWTMSTGVLRGHEGSPLVIGDTMYIHSPFPNKVIAINLKDQTFIWQYEPKQDASVISVMCCDTVNRGLAYGDGKIFLQQADTKLVALNAKTGEVVWTAQNGDPKAGETNTNAPHVFGDKVLTGISGGEFGVRGRLIAYDIKTGKEAWKAYSTGPDNEMLLDPQQTMTWADGKMQPVGADSSIKSWKGDQWKLGGGTTWGWYAWDPKLNLVYYGTGNPGTWNPTQRPGDNKWSMSIFARDLNTGKAKWVYQMTPHDEWDYDGVNEMILADIQMNGKKTPAIVHFDRNGFGYTLNRETGELLVAQKYDPAVNWADSVDLKSGLPIRNASYSTQKAGPDHNVKGICPAALGSKDQQPASFDPGSNLFLVPTNHVCMDYEPFDVDYVSGQPYVGATLSMYPGPNEKGAMGNFIAWDAAKGKIVWSKPERFSVWSGALATAGGIVFYGTLEGYIKAVRIKDGKELWKFKTPSGIIGNVFTYEYQGKQFIGVYSGIGGWAGIGMAAGLQKSTEGLGAVGGYRELAKYTALGGTLFIFAIPGGTNG